In one Fusarium keratoplasticum isolate Fu6.1 chromosome 5, whole genome shotgun sequence genomic region, the following are encoded:
- a CDS encoding CS domain-containing protein translates to MADTVFPEVLWAQRSSVADPAKNFIYLTLTVPDVPKDGLTLDLKPTSLNFTGTSSTLKRKYHVELEFWGEIDPAESKINHTAKNIEIKLHKKELKEEYWPRLLKESKRVHFLKTDFDKWVDEDEQNEAPEDDFSQFGGMNGMPGMGDMGGDFGGIDFSKLGGGAGFPGAEGAGDDDEGDDDDDEDMPALEGDDKKEADKPAAAAAAPAATEKKD, encoded by the exons ATGGCTGACACTGTCTTCCCCGAAG TCCTCTGGGCCCAGCGATCCTCCGTCGCCGACCCCGCCAAGAACTTCATCTACCTGACCCTCACGGTCCCCGACGTGCCCAAGGATGGCCTCACCCTCGACCTCAAGCCCACCAGCCTCAACTTCACCGGCACCTCATCCACTCTCAAGAGGAAGTACCACGTCGAGCTCGAGTTTTGGGGCGAGATCGACCCCGCCGAGAGCAAGATCAACCACACTGCCAAGAACATTGAGATCAAGCTTCacaagaaggagctcaaggaggagtaCTGGCCTCGGTTGCTCAAGGAATCCAAGCGTGTTCACTTCCTCAAGACCGACTTTGACAAGTgggtcgacgaggatgagcagaACGAGGCTCCCGAGGACGACTTCTCTCAGTTTGGCGGCATGA ACGGCATGCCCGGTATGGGCGACATGGGTGGTGACTTTGGCGGCAtcgacttctccaagctcGGAGGCGGTGCTGGTTTCCCCGGTGCTGAGGGAgcaggcgacgacgatgagggtgacgatgatgacgacgaggacatgcCCGCTCttgagggcgacgacaagaaggaggctgacAAGcccgctgctgccgccgctgccccTGCGGCcaccgagaagaaggactaA
- a CDS encoding RRM domain-containing protein, translating into MSGKLDQALEDITQAQRRSARRRNNPRRSTGRPAAAAPVGGIQKNSKPARGAGAKPVPAKATPTNSDSKIIVSNLPKDVSEQQIKEYFVQSVGPIKRVEISYGPNSQSRGIANVTFHKSDGASKAFQKLNGLLVDNRPIKIEIVVGAAQADKVIPAVKTLAERTTQPKAQPKSAAADKHNAGAAKGGAAKGAAANKKRRGRNNRPAKKTREELDSEMNDYFDAAANPEASNAAAPAPAPAAAGGDADMDGIA; encoded by the exons ATGTCTGGCAAGCTCGACCAAGCTCTTGAGGACATCACTCAGGCCCAGCGCCGCAGCGCTCGCCGTCGCAACAACCCGCGCCGTTCCACCGGACGCCCCGCCGCAGCCGCGCCTGTCGGAGGTATCCAGAAGAACTCGAAGCCCGCTCGCGGTGCTGGCGCAAAGCCCGTTCCGGCAAAGGCGACCCCCACCAACAGTGACAGCAAGATTATCGTCAGCAATCTG CCTAAGGACGTCTCGGAGCAGCAGATTAAG GAGTATTTCGTCCAGTCCGTTGGTCCCATCAAGCGAGTCGAGATCTCCTACGGTCCCAACTCGCAAAGCCGTGGTATCGCCAACGTGACCTTCCACAAGTCGGACGGCGCCAGCAAGGCCTTCCAGAAACTGAACGGTCTTTTGGTTGACAACCGACCTATCAAG ATCGAGATCGTTGTCGGAGCCGCCCAggccgacaaggtcatccCTGCTGTCAAGACTCTCGCTGAGCGCACCAC CCAGCCCAAGGCTCAGCCCAAGTCGGCGGCTGCTGACAAGCACAACGCTGGCGCTGCCAAGGGTGGTGCTGCCAAGGGAGCTGCCGCCAACAAGAAGCGCCGTGGTCGCAACAACCGTCCCGCGAAGAAGACTCGCGAGGAGCTCGACTCAGAGATGAACGACTACTTCGACGCTGCGGCCAACCCCGAGGCCAGCAACGCGGCTGCTCCAGCCCCGGCACCAGCTGCCGCTGGCGGCGATGCTGACATGGATGGTATTGCT TGA
- a CDS encoding 5-methyltetrahydropteroyltriglutamate--homocysteine S-methyltransferase, translating into MVQSAILGFPRMGVNRDLKKATEAYWGGKISQADLLAEAKRLRLAHWKIQQDAGVDVIPSNDFALYDQVLHQIQDFGAVPERYTKDGLDPIDQYFAMGRGHQKEGVDVPSLEMVKWFDSNYHYVKPTLQDNQTFTLTASPKAVNEFKEAKEAGIPTRPVLVGPVSFLHLGKADRGQSVDPIDLLEKLLPVYEQLLTQLKEAGAETVQIDEPVLVFDLPAKTKAAFKPAYEKFASLGDKIPKLVFTTYFGDIVHNLDLLPKDVYGVHIDLVRNPEQLETVLGALGPKTVLSAGVVDGRNIWKTNLKRAIEIVETAIQKLGKDRVIAATSSSLLHTPHTLASEKKLDPEVADWFSFATEKASEIALIAKAVTEGPAAVREQLEANAKSIQARATSPRTNNPQVKDRQSKITEQDYNRKSEFPARISQQQKKLNLPLFPTTTIGSFPQTKEIRVQRNKFTKGEITLEEYDRFIEKEIDENIKIQEELGLDVFVHGEPERNDMVQFFGERLDGYTFTTHAWVQSYGSRCVRPPIIVGDISRPAPMTVKESKYAVTVSSKPMKGMLTGPVTCLRWSFPRDDVHQSVQAEQLALALRDEVVDLEKAGVDVIQVDEPALREGLPLRSGEERDAYLKWAVKAFRLSTTGVEDSTQIHSHFCYSEFQDFFHAIAALDADVLSIENSKSDAKLLRVFVDSAYPRHIGPGVYDIHSPRVPSEQEIKDRIEEMLQFLKPEQLWIDPDCGLKTRQWKETKEALSNMVNAAKFFRAKYAQ; encoded by the exons ATGGTTCAGTCCGCGATCCTCGGTTTCCCCCGTATGGGTGTCAACCGTGACCTGAAGAAGGCCACCGAAGCTT ACTGGGGTGGAAAGATCTCCCAGGCTGACCTCCTCGCTGAGGCCAAGCGCCTCCGTCTTGCCCACTGGAAGATCCAGCAGGATGCCGGTGTCGACGTCATCCCCAGCAACGACTTCGCCCTCTACGACCAGGTCCTTCACCAGATCCAGGACTTTGGT GCCGTTCCCGAGCGATACACCAAGGATGGTCTCGACCCCATTGACCAGTACTTCGCCATGGGCCGTGGCCACCAGAAGGAGGGCGTCGATGTCCCCTCTCTGGAGATGGTCAAGTGGTTCGACTCCAACTACCACTACGTGAAGCCCACCCTCCAGGACAACCAGACCTTCACTCTCACTGCCAGCCCCAAGGCTGTCaacgagttcaaggaggccaaggaggctggcATCCCCACCCGCCCCGTCCTCGTTGGTCCCGTCTCcttcctccacctcggcAAGGCCGACCGTGGTCAGTCTGTCGACCCCATCgacctcctcgagaagcttctgcCCGTCTACGAGCAGCTCCTTAcccagctcaaggaggctggTGCCGAGACTGTCCAGATCGATGAGcccgtcctcgtcttcgatctccccgccaagaccaaggctgcCTTCAAGCCCGCCTATGAGAAGTTCGCCAGCCTGGGTGACAAGATCCCCAAGCTCGTCTTCACCACCTACTTCGGTGACATCGTCCacaaccttgacctcctccCCAAGGATGTCTATGGTGTCCACATCGACCTTGTCCGCAACCCTGAGCAGCTCGAGACCGTCCTCGGTGCTCTCGGCCCCAAGACTGTCCTCTCTGCTGGTGTCGTCGACGGCCGCAACATCTGGAAGACCAACCTGAAGCGCGCCATTGAGATTGTCGAGACTGCCATCCAGAAGCTCGGCAAGGACCGCGTCATTgccgccacctcctcctccctcctccacaccCCTCACACTCTTGCcagcgagaagaagctggaccCCGAGGTTGCCGACTGGTTCTCTTTCGCCACTGAGAAGGCTTCCGAGATTGCCCTCATTGCCAAGGCTGTTACTGAGGGCCCTGCTGCCGTCCGTGAGCAGCTTGAGGCCAACGCCAAGTCCATCCAGGCTCGTGCCACCTCCCCCCGAACCAACAACccccaggtcaaggaccGCCAGTCCAAGATCACTGAACAGGACTACAACCGCAAGAGCGAGTTCCCTGCCCGTatcagccagcagcagaagaagctgaacctccctctcttccccaccaccaccatcggCTCCTTCCCCCAGACCAAGGAGATCCGTGTCCAGCGAAACAAGTTCACCAAGGGCGAGATCACCCTTGAGGAGTACGACCGcttcatcgagaaggagattgatgagaacatcaagatccaggaggagcttggccttgatgtcttcGTCCACGGTGAGCCCGAGCGAAACGACATGGTCCAGTTCTTCGGTGAGCGCCTGGATGGTTACACCTTCACCACCCACGCCTGGGTTCAGTCTTACGGCTCCCGATGCGTCCGACCTCCCATCATCGTCGGTGACATCTCCCGCCCTGCCCCCATGACCGTCAAGGAGTCCAAGTACGCCGTTACCGTCTCCAGCAAGCCCATGAAGGGTATGCTCACTGGTCCCGTCACCTGCCTCCGATGGTCTTTCCCCCGTGACGACGTCCACCAGTCCGTCCAGGCTGAGCAGCTTGCTCTTGCCCTCCGTGACGAGGTCGTCGACCTTGAGAAGGCCGGTGTCGACGTCATCCAGGTCGATGAGCCCGCTCTCCGTGAGGGTCTCCCTCTCCGCTCCGGTGAGGAGCGTGACGCCTACCTCAAGTGGGCTGTCAAGGCTTTCCGCCTGTCCACCACTGGTGTCGAGGACTCCACTCAGATCCACTCCCACTTCTGCTACTCTGAGTTCCAGGACTTCTTCCACGCCATCGCTGCCCTCGATGCCGATGTTCTGTCCATCGAGAACAGCAAGTCTGACGCCAAGCTTCTCCGAGTCTTCGTCGACTCTGCCTACCCCCGCCACATCGGCCCTGGTGTCTACGACATCCACTCCCCTCGTGTCCCCAGCGAgcaggagatcaaggaccgCATCGAGGAGATGCTCCAGTTCCTCAAGCCTGAGCAGCTCTGGATCGACCCTGACTGCGGTCTCAAGACCCGCCAGTGgaaggagaccaaggaggctCTTAGCAACATGGTTAACGCCGCTAAGTTCTTCCGCGCCAAGTACGCCCAGTAA
- a CDS encoding MFS domain-containing protein, with product MPSSESGETMRDPSPYRGRRRSSTFSDRINRLEEIEAQSRYEEEAADRGIGALHNIRSRTRSRTNEVLVNWELDDPENPYNWSKSKKNLVLFYTAVLVINSTMGSALPSLAIPNIVEDFGITSQAGKVLPISVYLIGYVFGPIIWGPLSEHFGRRDLSFATFGLFTVFTMACALAPNWPALLIFRFFCGAFASSPIAIVAGILADVYNDPRTRGRAFAIFMVCTTGGPILSPIISGFAGPSIGWRWVFWIALIVAGVTLILIAFLPETYGPILLSRRARKIRREDPASRAIAPRDLESTDLRQLLTVVLTRPLRMLIFEPIVTTTCAYLSLVYTIFYMSFQAFPIIFQDVYGLSPGVTGLAYLPIFGGAAVTLPIFWAWDNALARATARDAPWVQREEYRRLPLACLGGPLFVISLFWLGWSAREGVSFIAPMLAGIPFGMGFMLIFMAMLNYLTDAYEIFAASANAAASTCRSLFAVVLPLATTPMFRRLEIPGACSLLGGLSALMCIIPFVFIWKGPSIRARSRFCIALRERKEEMQRKEDEARARLERIELRDKEDEKEKEYV from the exons ATGCCTTCGAGTGAATCCGGCGAGACGATGCGGGATCCGTCCCCATACC GGGGTCGGAGAAGAAGCAGTACTTTCTCAGATAGGATCAACCGTCTGGAAGAGATCGAAGCTCAATCCCGCTatgaagaagaggcggcAGATCGAGGCATCGGTGCCCTTCACAACATTCGCTCGCGAACTCGAAGCCGTACAAACGAGGTTCTCGTCAATTGGGAGTTAGACGACCCCGAGAACCCATACAACTGGTCAAAG TCGAAGAAGAACCTGGTCCTCTTCTACACGGCCGTGCTAGTTATCAACTCCACCATGGGCTCTGCCCTGCCCAGCTTAGCCATCCCCAACATCGTCGAGGACTTTGGTATCACCTCCCAAGCCGGGAAAGTCTTACCCATATCGGTCTATCTCATCGGCTACGTCTTTGGTCCCATAATCTGGGGCCCTCTGAGCGAGCACTTCGGTCGGAGAGATCTCAGTTTCGCGACCTTTGGTCTCTTCACTGTCTTCACCATGGCTTGCGCCCTCGCCCCCAATTGGCCTGCTCTGCTCATCTTTCGCTTCTTCTGCGGTGCCTTTGCGAGCTCGCCTATTGCTATTGTTGCTGGTATCCTGGCGGATGTGTACAATGACCCGCGGACAAGAGGAAGAGCTTTTGCCATCTTTATGGTG TGTACAACTGGAGGCCCTATTCTTTCTCCCATCATCTCTGGATTCGCTGGTCCTAGCATTGGCTGGCGTTGGGTCTTCTGGATTgccctcatcgtcgccgGTGTgaccctcatcctcatcgctTTTCTCCCCGAGACCTACGGACCAATCCTCCTATCCCGCCGTGCCCGCAAGATCCGCAGGGAAGACCCAGCCTCTAGGGCCATTGCCCCTCGCGATCTCGAGTCAACAGACCTCAGACAGCTTCTCACTGTGGTTCTCACCCGACCCCTTCGCATGCTCATCTTTGAGCCCATCGTCACTACCACCTGTGCCTACCTCTCCCTCGTCTACACCATCTTCTACATGTCCTTCCAGGCCTTCcccatcatcttccaagaCGTGTATGGCCTTTCACCCGGTGTCACAGGCCTAGCCTACCTCCCCATCTTTGGCGGTGCAGCCGTGACTCTGCCCATCTTCTGGGCCTGGGATAACGCCCTAGCCCGTGCTACAGCCCGCGATGCCCCCTGGGTTCAGCGTGAGGAATACCGTCGTCTTCCCCTGGCCTGCCTTGGTGGTCCCCTCTTCgtcatctctctcttctgGCTGGGCTGGTCCGCTCGCGAAGGTGTTTCCTTTATCGCACCCATGCTGGCTGGCATTCCCTTTGGCATGGGTTTCATGCTCATCTTTATGGCCATGCTCAACTATCTCACAGACGCCTACGAGATCTTCGCCGCTTCCGCCAATGCCGCTGCTTCTACCTGCCGCTCTCTCTTTGCAGTGGTCCTACCCCTGGCCACAACCCCCATGTTCCGTCGCCTTGAAATTCCCGGTGCATGCTCCCTTCTTGGAGGTCTCAGTGCTCTCATGTGCATCATTCCATTCGTCTTCATCTGGAAGGGACCCAGCATTCGTGCCCGCTCTCGCTTCTGCATTGCGTTGCGTGAAcgaaaggaggagatgcagcgcaaggaggatgaggcgaGGGCTCGGCTGGAGCGTATTGAGTTGAGGGAcaaggaggacgagaaggagaaggaatACGTCTAG
- a CDS encoding Prefoldin subunit 4: MASIMQRRMLSKADEETTDEVEVRREDQDKINRFSRLHQREIVLEEELGAKNKEKEELDDLSTELELADEDEKIQYKIGDAFFHVSLEQAQEMLEEATEKLEEESTELEEKLSSIREDMTKLKVELYARFGKQINLET; the protein is encoded by the exons ATGGCCTCAATAATGCAGCGCCGCATG CTGTCCAAGGCGGACGAGGAGACGACCGACGAAGTCGAGGTGCGACGAGAGGAtcaggacaagatcaaccgATTCAGCCGGCTGCACCAGCGTGAGATtgtcttggaggaggagctgggcgCAAAGAAT aaggaaaaggaggaactcgacgacTTGTCCACAGAACTCGAACTtgccgatgaggacgaaAAGATTCA GTACAAGATCGGCGATGCCTTCTTCCACGTCTCCCTAGAGCAGGCTCAGGAGATGCTCGAAGAAGCCAcagagaagcttgaggaggagtcgacagagctggaggagaagctttCGTCCATCCGCGAGGACatgaccaagctcaaggtcgagcTGTATGCCAGATTCGGAAAGCAAATCAACCTAGAGACCTGA